Proteins encoded within one genomic window of Episyrphus balteatus chromosome 1, idEpiBalt1.1, whole genome shotgun sequence:
- the LOC129907472 gene encoding putative uncharacterized protein DDB_G0272516, whose product MLRDRIIIGVYDKKLQLKLLDGKDDPLKKVIETCKIYEAANANKILLERRNNASTVNAVSETTDPECNSVSRYCYNCGAPFTQNHMRSCKAIDINCSNCGRKGHFSKFCKQKGKAKLNGQQQSYGNHQPRRDNNSSNSNNSKNSNNSNNSSNNYKKQTNSLNWNDED is encoded by the exons ATGTTGCGTGATCGTATTATTATCGGAGTATACGATAAAAAACTACAATTAAAGCTTTTGGACGGAAAGGATGACCCATTAAAAAAGGTCATTGAAACTTGTAAAATTTACGAGGCtgcaaatgcaaataaaatattgcTAGAGCGACGTAACAATGCTTCCACTGTAAATGCCGTCTCGGAAACAACTGACCCAGAATGCAATTCGGTGTCTCGATATTGTTATAATTGTGGCGCACCTTTCACACAAAATCATATGCGCTCTTGCAAAGCCATCGACATCAATTGTTCAAACTGTGGAAGAAAGGGACACTTCAGTAAATTTTGCAAACAGAAGGGTAAGGCAAAACTAAATGGACAACAACAATCATACGGAAATCATCAACCAAGGAGagacaacaacagcagcaacagcaacaatagcaaaaacagcaacaacagtaacaacagcagcaacaactaCAAGAAACAAACAAATAGTCTCAACTGGAATGATGAAG ATTAA